The Polymorphobacter megasporae genome window below encodes:
- a CDS encoding GCG_CRPN prefix-to-repeats domain-containing protein: protein MKTILLAAIAAGAALVAVAPAQAAQGCGPGGHRGPGGYCRPNYGPGFVAPGVRVGVFYPGRGYWDGHRYWGHRYSWRGGWRYR from the coding sequence ATGAAGACTATCCTGCTTGCCGCGATCGCGGCTGGAGCGGCGTTGGTGGCGGTGGCACCGGCGCAAGCGGCGCAAGGCTGCGGCCCGGGCGGGCACCGCGGCCCCGGTGGCTATTGCCGCCCGAATTACGGCCCCGGCTTTGTCGCGCCGGGCGTTCGGGTCGGCGTGTTCTATCCCGGCCGCGGTTATTGGGACGGGCATCGCTACTGGGGCCATCGCTATTCGTGGCGTGGCGGTTGGCGCTACCGCTAA